A window of the Scleropages formosus chromosome 5, fSclFor1.1, whole genome shotgun sequence genome harbors these coding sequences:
- the LOC108938683 gene encoding carboxypeptidase Z-like isoform X2 gives MTKMMKTTKTSSVLLALSALAALARSDPPRCEPGDELLGRCRATAREKPKCTDIVLGYCDDMSYSKTVLPNLLDQRSREEVEMGTEYLLLSVLHSLLNGECSPDLRMLGCSVVVPRCERDRPVKPCRTTCEDVRRSCAHAFEGISMAWPYFLDCDRFFVSDEEGCYDPLEGLRARQEVALASISPEEPSTIIQFIYHSNAQMINMLKKTAAQCSHISQTYSIGRSFEGKDLLVIEFSDNPGQHDLLEPEVKYVANMHGNEVLGRQLLIYLAQYLCSEYQLGNERIQSLINSTRIHILTSMNPDGYELAAAEGPTFNGWTSGRANAQNIDLNRNFPDLTSIVYSRRRSRRYRSDHIPIPDSYWFGKVAPETYAVMKWIRSIPFVISASLHGGELVVSYPFDLSKHPQEEKMFSPTPDEQVFKLLARTYADAHASMADNDTDRCGAFFSSKGGIINGAQWYSFPGGMSDFNYLHTNCFEITVELGCDKFPAEEELYIEWQRNKESLLSFMESVHRGIKGIVKDKHGKGIKGARVSVRGIWHDITAAEDGDYWRLLAPGIHIVSAHAPGYRRLTKKVRLPARMQQAGRVDFVLEEELQEPGMEDFGPQMMDTYERFDPYNQFERYTLTELGQNGEERHEKPWWWSYFIQAGNAAPTWLLRNE, from the exons CCAAGTGCACAGACATCGTGTTGGGCTACTGCGACGACATGTCCTACAGCAAGACCGTGCTCCCCAACCTGCTGGACCAGCGATCCCgggaggaggtggagatggGCACCGAGTACCTCCTGCTCAGCGTTCTCCACTCCCTGTTGAATGGAGAGTGCAGCCCAGACCTGCGCATGTTGGGCTGCTCCGTGGTGGTGCCGCGTTGCGAACGCGACCGCCCCGTCAAGCCCTGCCGCACCACCTGCGAGGACGTACGCAGGTCCTGTGCCCATGCCTTCGAAGGCATCAGCATGGCCTGGCCCTACTTCCTGGACTGCGACCGCTTCTTTGTCAGCGATGAGGAGGGATGCTACGACCCCCTGGAGGGCTTGAGAG CCAGGCAAGAGGTCGCTCTGGCCAGCATTTCCCCTGAAGAGCCCTCCACCATCATTCAGTTCATCTACCACTCCAACGCACAGATGATAAACATGCTGAAGAAGACCGCCGCACAGTGCTCCCACATCTCCCAAACCTACAGCATCGGCAGAAGCTTTGAGGGGAAGGACCTTCTGGTAATCGAGTTTTCAGATAACCCGGGACAGCATGACCTAC TGGAGCCCGAGGTGAAGTACGTTGCCAACATGCACGGAAACGAGGTGCTGGGAAGGCAGCTGCTCATCTACTTGGCTCAGTACCTGTGCTCTGAGTACCAGCTGGGCAATGAGCGCATCCAGAGCCTCATCAACAGCACCCGCATCCACATCCTCACCTCCATGAACCCCGACGGCTACGAGCTGGCCGCTGCAGAG GGTCCCACGTTCAACGGCTGGACCAGCGGTCGCGCCAACGCGCAGAACATTGACCTAAACCGCAACTTCCCAGACCTGACGTCCATCGTCTACAGCCGCCGCAGGAGCAGGCGGTACAGAAGCGACCACATTCCCATTCCGGACTCCTACTGGTTTGGGAAG GTGGCCCCCGAGACGTACGCAGTGATGAAATGGATAAGGTCCATTCCCTTTGTGATCTCGGCCAGCCTGCATGGCGGAGAGCTTGTGGTCTCCTATCCGTTCGACCTGTCCAAACATCCACAGGAAGAGAAGATGTTCTCGCCCACCCCGGATGAGCAg GTGTTCAAGCTGCTGGCCAGGACCTACGCGGATGCCCACGCCAGCATGGCGGACAATGACACAGACAGGTGTGGCGCCTTCTTCAGCAGCAAAGGGGGCATCATCAACGGAGCCCAGTGGTACAGCTTCCCGGGGG GAATGTCGGACTTCAACTATCTGCACACGAACTGCTTTGAGATCACAGTGGAGCTGGGCTGCGACAAGTTCCCCGCCGAAGAGGAGCTCTACATCGAGTGGCAGCGCAACAAGGAGTCACTGCTTAGCTTCATGGAATCG GTACACCGCGGTATCAAAGGGATCGTCAAAGACAAGCATGGCAAAGGGATAAAGGGAGCCAGAGTGTCAGTGAGAGGAATATGGCACGACATCACCGCAG CTGAAGACGGCGATTACTGGCGGCTGCTCGCCCCAGGAATCCACATCGTATCGGCCCACGCGCCCGGGTACCGCCGGCTCACCAAGAAGGTGCGGCTTCCCGCTCGCATGCAGCAGGCTGGGCGCGTCGACTttgtgctggaggaggagctccaGGAGCCGGGCATGGAGGACTTTGGCCCCCAGATGATGGACACCTACGAGCGCTTCGACCCCTACAATCAGTTTGAGCGCTACACACTGACCGAGCTGGGCCAGAATGGCGAGGAGAGGCACGAGAAGCCCTGGTGGTGGTCCTACTTCATCCAGGCGGGCAACGCGGCCCCCACCTGGCTCCTGAGGAACGAATAG
- the hmx1 gene encoding homeobox protein HMX1 produces the protein MPSETAEAQSSTPSRFSSFFIENLLRSTRDAKSPQDGSRDQGSRGGGVPGAPRERSGRGFGSEVYVQYHSAPAWSGDLEQGRSSRKKQDFASSEDPCSSLTTSDRDSPATSELEDGAEEGGDEVDGKRGTSPGDDRWEDSHHPFYGHNGQESLDQRSVRKKKTRTVFSRSQVFQLESTFDLKRYLSSSERAGLAASLHLTETQVKIWFQNRRNKWKRQLASDMEAAGLPQAAQRMVRVPILYHQDQPSATVGFSMPPVSPPLLGFSGSVSYQLPPFPPSMAFVRSQMTGLV, from the exons ATGCCTTCAGAAACTGCAGAGGCTCAGAGTTCAACGCCGTCAAGGTTCTCGTCCTTTTTCATCGAAAATTTGCTCCGCTCCACCAGGGATGCTAAGAGCCCGCAGGATGGGAGCAGAGATCAAGGGTCTCGGGGTGGAGGGGTCCCAGGAGCTCCACGTGAACGGAGCGGCCGCGGGTTCGGCTCGGAGGTGTACGTTCAGTACCACTCTGCTCCAGCGTGGAGCGGAGATCTGGAGCAAGGAAGGTCCTCCA GAAAGAAGCAGGACTTTGCCAGTTCGGAGGATCCCTGCTCTTCTCTGACAACCAGCGACCGGGACTCACCAGCCACTTCCGAGCTGGAGGATGGAGCAGAGGAAGGTGGTGATGAAGTGGATGGTAAGAGAGGCACATCTCCAGGAGATGACAGGTGGGAAGACAGTCATCATCCCTTCTACGGACACAATGGACAAGAAAGCTTGGATCAGAGATCAGTTCGTAAGAAGAAGACACGCACGGTGTTCAGCCGCAGCCAGGTGTTCCAGTTGGAGTCCACCTTTGACCTGAAGCGCTACCTGAGCAGTTCGGAACGGGCCGGCTTGGCAGCCTCCCTCCACCTCACTGAGACCCAGGTCAagatctggttccagaaccgaAGGAACAAGTGGAAGAGGCAGCTGGCCAGCGACATGGAGGCGGCTGGCCTTCCTCAGGCTGCCCAGAGGATGGTCAGGGTCCCCATTCTGTACCACCAGGACCAGCCCTCGGCCACCGTGGGCTTCAGCATGCCGCCGGTGTCCCCACCGTTACTCGGGTTCTCTGGGTCTGTCAGTTACCAGCTGCCTCCCTTCCCTCCATCGATGGCTTTTGTAAGGTCACAAATGACAGGTCTTGTATAA
- the LOC108938683 gene encoding carboxypeptidase Z-like isoform X1 — MTKMMKTTKTSSVLLALSALAALARSDPPRCEPGDELLGRCRATAREKPKCTDIVLGYCDDMSYSKTVLPNLLDQRSREEVEMGTEYLLLSVLHSLLNGECSPDLRMLGCSVVVPRCERDRPVKPCRTTCEDVRRSCAHAFEGISMAWPYFLDCDRFFVSDEEGCYDPLEGLRARQEVALASISPEEPSTIIQFIYHSNAQMINMLKKTAAQCSHISQTYSIGRSFEGKDLLVIEFSDNPGQHDLLEPEVKYVANMHGNEVLGRQLLIYLAQYLCSEYQLGNERIQSLINSTRIHILTSMNPDGYELAAAEVEDSNDPDSEQGPTFNGWTSGRANAQNIDLNRNFPDLTSIVYSRRRSRRYRSDHIPIPDSYWFGKVAPETYAVMKWIRSIPFVISASLHGGELVVSYPFDLSKHPQEEKMFSPTPDEQVFKLLARTYADAHASMADNDTDRCGAFFSSKGGIINGAQWYSFPGGMSDFNYLHTNCFEITVELGCDKFPAEEELYIEWQRNKESLLSFMESVHRGIKGIVKDKHGKGIKGARVSVRGIWHDITAAEDGDYWRLLAPGIHIVSAHAPGYRRLTKKVRLPARMQQAGRVDFVLEEELQEPGMEDFGPQMMDTYERFDPYNQFERYTLTELGQNGEERHEKPWWWSYFIQAGNAAPTWLLRNE, encoded by the exons CCAAGTGCACAGACATCGTGTTGGGCTACTGCGACGACATGTCCTACAGCAAGACCGTGCTCCCCAACCTGCTGGACCAGCGATCCCgggaggaggtggagatggGCACCGAGTACCTCCTGCTCAGCGTTCTCCACTCCCTGTTGAATGGAGAGTGCAGCCCAGACCTGCGCATGTTGGGCTGCTCCGTGGTGGTGCCGCGTTGCGAACGCGACCGCCCCGTCAAGCCCTGCCGCACCACCTGCGAGGACGTACGCAGGTCCTGTGCCCATGCCTTCGAAGGCATCAGCATGGCCTGGCCCTACTTCCTGGACTGCGACCGCTTCTTTGTCAGCGATGAGGAGGGATGCTACGACCCCCTGGAGGGCTTGAGAG CCAGGCAAGAGGTCGCTCTGGCCAGCATTTCCCCTGAAGAGCCCTCCACCATCATTCAGTTCATCTACCACTCCAACGCACAGATGATAAACATGCTGAAGAAGACCGCCGCACAGTGCTCCCACATCTCCCAAACCTACAGCATCGGCAGAAGCTTTGAGGGGAAGGACCTTCTGGTAATCGAGTTTTCAGATAACCCGGGACAGCATGACCTAC TGGAGCCCGAGGTGAAGTACGTTGCCAACATGCACGGAAACGAGGTGCTGGGAAGGCAGCTGCTCATCTACTTGGCTCAGTACCTGTGCTCTGAGTACCAGCTGGGCAATGAGCGCATCCAGAGCCTCATCAACAGCACCCGCATCCACATCCTCACCTCCATGAACCCCGACGGCTACGAGCTGGCCGCTGCAGAGGTAGAGGATAGCAATGACCCAGACAGCGAGCAA GGTCCCACGTTCAACGGCTGGACCAGCGGTCGCGCCAACGCGCAGAACATTGACCTAAACCGCAACTTCCCAGACCTGACGTCCATCGTCTACAGCCGCCGCAGGAGCAGGCGGTACAGAAGCGACCACATTCCCATTCCGGACTCCTACTGGTTTGGGAAG GTGGCCCCCGAGACGTACGCAGTGATGAAATGGATAAGGTCCATTCCCTTTGTGATCTCGGCCAGCCTGCATGGCGGAGAGCTTGTGGTCTCCTATCCGTTCGACCTGTCCAAACATCCACAGGAAGAGAAGATGTTCTCGCCCACCCCGGATGAGCAg GTGTTCAAGCTGCTGGCCAGGACCTACGCGGATGCCCACGCCAGCATGGCGGACAATGACACAGACAGGTGTGGCGCCTTCTTCAGCAGCAAAGGGGGCATCATCAACGGAGCCCAGTGGTACAGCTTCCCGGGGG GAATGTCGGACTTCAACTATCTGCACACGAACTGCTTTGAGATCACAGTGGAGCTGGGCTGCGACAAGTTCCCCGCCGAAGAGGAGCTCTACATCGAGTGGCAGCGCAACAAGGAGTCACTGCTTAGCTTCATGGAATCG GTACACCGCGGTATCAAAGGGATCGTCAAAGACAAGCATGGCAAAGGGATAAAGGGAGCCAGAGTGTCAGTGAGAGGAATATGGCACGACATCACCGCAG CTGAAGACGGCGATTACTGGCGGCTGCTCGCCCCAGGAATCCACATCGTATCGGCCCACGCGCCCGGGTACCGCCGGCTCACCAAGAAGGTGCGGCTTCCCGCTCGCATGCAGCAGGCTGGGCGCGTCGACTttgtgctggaggaggagctccaGGAGCCGGGCATGGAGGACTTTGGCCCCCAGATGATGGACACCTACGAGCGCTTCGACCCCTACAATCAGTTTGAGCGCTACACACTGACCGAGCTGGGCCAGAATGGCGAGGAGAGGCACGAGAAGCCCTGGTGGTGGTCCTACTTCATCCAGGCGGGCAACGCGGCCCCCACCTGGCTCCTGAGGAACGAATAG